A DNA window from Luteolibacter luteus contains the following coding sequences:
- a CDS encoding dihydrolipoamide acetyltransferase family protein translates to MPTVPILMPQLGESIAEATVVRIDIAPGTEVKVDQEVIEVETSKATMGVTTLCSGIVKEIHAKEGVTYSVGTLLGLLDVTDEEVTRTGVDTLEAAADRRTAAAAAPEQEKNLHFALDDDSYEEAPAVVPSVKGLPVPAGTMGAHYISPRMRARMDEMGLREADISAIVGTGAGGRVTVEDLEKFIDYIETWPSSNASPMRLAVADAMRRSWTRPLATVGLPVRLDRVLEHRRNQEPKPGLTLYVLRAFALALVEDPASSGFLMGQKVVHPRAFDIGVAVQVEDGVVVPVLRKVDQKSLGELTNEYAEMVERARRRRLAEGDLKGGIATVTNFGTFGLTSGTPIPLPNETLILGLGAGVKKPVWSDQVEAFIPMTEAELVVTFDHRVVDGGGAGMLLNRVAQLLQQPEKL, encoded by the coding sequence ATGCCAACCGTTCCCATCCTCATGCCGCAGCTTGGCGAGTCCATCGCCGAGGCGACCGTCGTTCGCATCGACATCGCGCCCGGCACGGAGGTGAAGGTGGACCAGGAAGTGATCGAGGTGGAGACCAGCAAGGCGACCATGGGTGTCACCACGCTGTGTTCCGGGATCGTGAAGGAGATCCACGCGAAGGAAGGGGTAACCTATTCCGTCGGCACCTTGCTCGGCTTGCTCGATGTGACCGATGAGGAAGTCACGCGTACCGGGGTGGATACCTTGGAAGCTGCCGCGGATCGCCGGACGGCTGCTGCTGCCGCACCGGAGCAGGAGAAGAACCTGCACTTCGCGCTGGATGATGACAGCTACGAGGAAGCTCCGGCCGTGGTGCCGAGCGTGAAGGGTCTGCCGGTTCCGGCAGGAACCATGGGTGCTCACTATATATCCCCGCGCATGCGTGCCCGGATGGATGAGATGGGCCTGCGCGAGGCGGATATTTCCGCGATCGTGGGCACCGGTGCCGGTGGCCGCGTGACGGTGGAGGATCTGGAGAAGTTCATCGATTACATCGAGACTTGGCCGAGCAGCAATGCCTCGCCGATGCGCCTGGCAGTAGCCGATGCGATGCGCCGCAGTTGGACTCGTCCGCTGGCGACCGTCGGCTTGCCGGTTCGCCTGGATCGCGTGTTGGAGCATCGCCGCAACCAGGAGCCGAAGCCGGGCTTGACGCTTTACGTGCTGCGTGCCTTTGCCTTGGCGCTGGTGGAAGATCCGGCGAGTTCCGGCTTCCTGATGGGCCAGAAGGTCGTGCATCCGCGCGCCTTCGACATCGGTGTTGCGGTGCAGGTGGAGGACGGCGTGGTCGTCCCCGTGCTGCGCAAGGTGGACCAGAAGTCACTCGGCGAGCTCACCAATGAATACGCGGAGATGGTGGAGCGTGCGCGCCGCCGCCGTCTGGCGGAGGGTGATCTCAAGGGCGGCATCGCCACGGTCACGAACTTCGGCACCTTCGGCCTCACCTCCGGGACGCCGATCCCGCTGCCGAACGAGACCCTCATCCTCGGCCTCGGTGCCGGGGTGAAGAAGCCGGTATGGAGCGACCAGGTGGAAGCTTTCATCCCGATGACCGAGGCGGAGCTGGTGGTGACCTTCGATCATCGCGTGGTCGATGGCGGCGGAGCAGGGATGTTGCTGAACCGGGTGGCGCAGTTGCTGCAGCAGCCGGAGAAGCTGTGA
- a CDS encoding alpha-ketoacid dehydrogenase subunit beta, with amino-acid sequence MSVTYVDAIRDAQEKLLRDDPRVFLYGQDISKFGGAFKATKGLAEAFPGRVLDSPISEDAMIGMAVGAAIEGMRPIVEMQFADFSSIAFNQIVNQAATHFYRTGVPVPLTVRLPSGGTPGSGPFHSQSMEALYAHYPGLVVVTPATVSDAYHMLIESVELDDPVVYCEHKFLYRWLKAPRINGDNLPIGRARITRPGKHATVVTYSAMVHEAVRAAERLKEEGSWEIEVVDLRSVKPLDIDTVLASVARTGRLLALGEAFPWGGVTAEVVARVCADGFHLLDAPPKRLNSRDTPVPYHPKLWAAHRPTPESICIALRELLNF; translated from the coding sequence ATGAGCGTGACTTACGTGGATGCGATCCGGGATGCGCAGGAGAAGCTGCTGCGCGATGACCCGCGTGTCTTCCTTTACGGCCAGGATATTTCGAAATTCGGCGGGGCTTTCAAGGCGACCAAGGGGCTCGCGGAGGCCTTCCCTGGACGCGTGCTGGATTCCCCGATCAGCGAGGACGCGATGATCGGCATGGCAGTCGGCGCGGCGATCGAAGGCATGCGCCCGATCGTGGAGATGCAGTTCGCGGATTTCTCCTCAATCGCCTTCAACCAGATCGTCAATCAGGCGGCGACGCACTTCTACCGCACCGGGGTGCCGGTGCCGCTCACGGTGCGTCTGCCCTCCGGTGGCACACCGGGTTCCGGCCCGTTCCACAGCCAGAGCATGGAGGCGCTCTACGCGCACTATCCCGGCCTGGTGGTGGTGACTCCGGCGACGGTCTCCGATGCGTATCACATGCTGATCGAGTCGGTGGAGCTCGATGATCCGGTGGTCTATTGCGAGCACAAGTTCCTCTACCGCTGGCTGAAGGCTCCCCGCATCAATGGTGATAACCTGCCCATCGGCAGGGCGCGCATCACGCGGCCGGGCAAGCATGCCACGGTGGTGACCTACAGCGCCATGGTGCACGAAGCCGTGCGTGCCGCGGAACGCCTGAAGGAAGAAGGCAGCTGGGAGATCGAGGTCGTGGACCTGCGCTCGGTGAAGCCGCTGGATATCGATACCGTGCTGGCCAGCGTGGCCCGCACCGGCCGTCTCCTGGCGCTGGGTGAAGCGTTCCCGTGGGGCGGCGTCACGGCTGAAGTGGTCGCTCGGGTTTGCGCCGATGGCTTCCACCTGCTGGACGCGCCGCCGAAGCGGCTGAACTCCCGCGATACGCCGGTGCCTTATCATCCCAAGCTCTGGGCGGCCCACCGCCCGACTCCGGAGTCCATTTGCATCGCCTTGCGCGAACTACTGAATTTCTAG
- a CDS encoding thiamine pyrophosphate-dependent dehydrogenase E1 component subunit alpha, whose amino-acid sequence MLRSRLLENKLSSLYKAGKIVGGVYLGKGQEAVSASLGASLIKGRDIFAALIRDQAGRTAFGEPLIDCTRTYLGSVLGPMKGRDGNIHRGRPLDGMPAMISHLGAEVSVVAGMLVARRLKGELQGVVGATCVGDGATSTGAFHEGLNMAAVENLPMVVIVGNNQFAYSTPTDRQYACEDLVERAKGYGVGGHSVDGTDMLACTKVIGRAVQLAREGGGPQMVVARLLRLTGHGEHDDGSYVPQTLKAGHLGRDCLDVGEAQMVENGYASAEEVERWKTEFADEVQAAVAQAQQEPVPDPWHEVWHACSTQTGRGL is encoded by the coding sequence ATGCTCCGGTCCCGACTCCTTGAGAACAAGCTCTCCAGTCTCTACAAGGCGGGGAAGATCGTCGGAGGTGTCTATCTTGGAAAAGGCCAAGAGGCGGTGAGCGCTTCGCTGGGAGCCTCCCTGATCAAGGGCCGTGACATTTTCGCCGCGCTGATCCGGGACCAAGCCGGGCGCACCGCCTTCGGCGAGCCGCTGATCGATTGCACCCGTACCTACTTGGGCTCCGTGCTCGGACCGATGAAGGGCAGGGATGGGAATATCCACCGTGGTCGTCCGCTGGATGGCATGCCGGCGATGATCAGCCATCTGGGCGCGGAGGTTTCCGTGGTCGCGGGGATGCTGGTGGCGCGGCGCCTGAAAGGGGAACTACAGGGAGTAGTCGGCGCGACCTGCGTGGGCGATGGCGCGACTTCCACCGGAGCTTTCCACGAGGGCCTGAATATGGCCGCGGTCGAGAATTTGCCGATGGTGGTGATCGTGGGGAACAACCAGTTCGCCTACTCCACGCCGACCGATCGCCAGTATGCCTGCGAGGATCTGGTGGAGCGCGCGAAGGGATATGGCGTGGGCGGGCACTCGGTGGATGGCACCGATATGCTGGCCTGCACGAAGGTCATCGGCCGTGCCGTGCAACTGGCACGCGAGGGTGGTGGACCCCAGATGGTGGTCGCACGCTTGCTACGCCTGACCGGCCACGGCGAGCACGATGACGGCAGCTATGTGCCGCAAACTTTGAAGGCCGGACATCTGGGACGCGATTGCCTGGATGTCGGAGAGGCTCAAATGGTCGAAAATGGCTACGCTTCCGCAGAGGAGGTGGAGCGCTGGAAGACCGAATTCGCCGATGAAGTGCAGGCCGCGGTGGCGCAGGCCCAGCAGGAACCGGTGCCAGATCCCTGGCATGAGGTTTGGCATGCATGCTCGACGCAAACGGGAAGGGGACTTTGA